A portion of the uncultured Draconibacterium sp. genome contains these proteins:
- the trxB gene encoding thioredoxin-disulfide reductase, with the protein MMFKPLDINDNEENKTVEPTDVEKVKCLIVGSGPAGYTAAIYAARANLSPVMYEGLQPGGQLTTTTEVENYPGYPEGVTGPVMMEDLKKQAQRFGTDVRWGMATKVDFSGEIHKVWIDDSKLIEAETVIIATGATAKYLGLEDEKKYAGGGVSACATCDGFFYKGKDVAVVGGGDTAAEEAMYLAGLCNKVYMIVRRDVLRASRVMAERVKKTPNVEILWKHQTKGLIGDNGVVEGATLVKNLGEEGVEEVNIKIDGFFLAIGHKPNSDIFAEYVDTDDVGYILTTPGTSKTKTPGVFACGDVQDSQYRQAVTAAGTGCMAAIDAERYLSEKHS; encoded by the coding sequence ATGATGTTTAAACCACTTGATATTAACGATAACGAAGAAAATAAAACGGTTGAACCAACCGATGTAGAGAAAGTAAAATGTTTAATTGTAGGTTCCGGCCCGGCAGGTTATACTGCTGCCATTTACGCAGCGCGTGCCAATTTAAGTCCGGTGATGTACGAAGGATTACAACCGGGAGGTCAGTTAACAACTACAACCGAAGTTGAGAACTACCCGGGATATCCTGAAGGTGTTACTGGTCCGGTAATGATGGAAGACCTAAAAAAACAAGCACAACGTTTTGGTACCGACGTGCGCTGGGGAATGGCAACAAAAGTTGATTTCTCAGGCGAAATTCATAAAGTGTGGATTGATGACTCAAAATTGATTGAGGCCGAAACTGTGATTATTGCAACCGGAGCAACAGCAAAATATTTGGGGCTGGAAGATGAGAAAAAGTATGCTGGTGGAGGAGTTTCTGCCTGTGCAACCTGCGATGGATTTTTCTACAAAGGAAAAGATGTTGCTGTAGTTGGTGGTGGCGATACTGCGGCAGAAGAAGCTATGTATCTGGCCGGTTTGTGTAACAAAGTGTACATGATTGTTCGTCGCGATGTGCTACGTGCTTCGCGGGTTATGGCCGAGCGTGTGAAGAAAACACCAAATGTTGAAATACTTTGGAAACATCAGACAAAAGGTTTGATTGGAGATAATGGCGTAGTTGAAGGTGCAACACTGGTTAAAAACCTTGGAGAGGAAGGTGTAGAGGAAGTTAACATAAAGATTGACGGTTTCTTCCTGGCAATTGGACATAAACCAAATTCAGACATTTTTGCCGAATATGTGGATACCGACGATGTTGGCTATATTTTAACCACGCCGGGAACATCAAAAACAAAAACTCCGGGAGTTTTTGCTTGCGGCGATGTTCAGGATTCGCAATACCGTCAGGCAGTAACCGCTGCAGGTACAGGATGTATGGCAGCTATTGATGCTGAACGTTACCTTTCGGAAAAACATTCATAA
- a CDS encoding hemolysin III family protein, with protein sequence MKKKVEAGYRTLSIGEEIFNSITHGIGTLLSIAALVLLVVVAAIKGNAWHVVSFSIFGSSLVLLYLSSTLYHSFTREKLKNLFVRFDHAAIFLLIAGTYTPFVLTTIRGALGWTLFGIIWGLAITGMVIRSIYLTRFRKLMVGIYLAMGWMFLLAIGPIVRNLPASSIAFLFIGGACYSIGVIFYAWRGLKYGHGIWHLFVLAGSIMHFFSVFYSLQ encoded by the coding sequence ATGAAAAAGAAAGTTGAAGCCGGATACAGAACGTTATCAATTGGTGAAGAAATATTCAACAGTATTACTCACGGAATAGGTACGCTTTTAAGTATTGCTGCACTGGTTCTTTTGGTTGTTGTAGCAGCCATAAAAGGAAATGCGTGGCATGTGGTGAGTTTCAGTATTTTTGGGAGCAGTTTGGTTTTACTTTACCTCTCGTCAACGCTATATCACAGTTTTACACGTGAAAAGCTAAAAAACCTCTTTGTCCGTTTTGATCACGCAGCCATCTTTCTGCTTATAGCAGGAACCTATACACCGTTTGTTTTAACAACCATTCGCGGAGCACTGGGCTGGACTCTTTTTGGAATTATATGGGGATTGGCCATAACCGGAATGGTTATTCGTTCGATCTATTTAACACGATTTAGAAAGCTAATGGTTGGAATATACTTAGCCATGGGCTGGATGTTTTTACTGGCAATTGGTCCAATTGTACGAAACCTACCGGCATCGAGCATTGCCTTTTTATTTATTGGTGGTGCATGCTATTCTATTGGAGTAATATTTTACGCATGGCGAGGGTTAAAATATGGTCACGGAATTTGGCACCTCTTTGTTTTGGCGGGTAGCATCATGCATTTCTTTTCGGTATTTTACAGTCTGCAATAA
- a CDS encoding VOC family protein → MKKSLFSLSLILLACFSMAQSNFSKSAIGVGVVVEDLEKSIDFYTNVIGMVKTGGFSVSQEKCTELGLTDSYQLDVTIMKLEDTEEASEWKLMSLGTKARHPKQKFMSDDTGMQYITLMVKHLQPVLDRIEKHNVKVLSGKPSQNGENSFFVLVQDPDGTFIELIGPM, encoded by the coding sequence ATGAAAAAAAGTCTGTTTTCTCTTTCCCTAATTTTATTGGCGTGTTTTTCAATGGCACAGAGCAATTTCAGTAAATCGGCAATAGGTGTTGGCGTTGTGGTTGAAGACCTTGAAAAGTCGATCGATTTTTATACCAATGTTATTGGAATGGTAAAAACCGGCGGGTTCTCAGTGTCGCAGGAAAAATGCACTGAACTGGGACTTACCGACAGTTATCAGCTGGATGTAACCATAATGAAATTGGAAGATACTGAAGAAGCCAGCGAATGGAAACTGATGAGTTTGGGCACAAAAGCCAGGCACCCAAAACAAAAGTTTATGAGCGACGATACCGGGATGCAGTACATCACATTAATGGTAAAACACCTGCAACCGGTTTTAGACCGCATAGAAAAACACAATGTAAAAGTATTAAGCGGAAAACCGTCGCAAAACGGTGAGAACAGCTTTTTCGTACTGGTACAAGATCCCGACGGAACGTTTATCGAACTGATTGGGCCAATGTAG